The Candidatus Rokuibacteriota bacterium genome includes a window with the following:
- a CDS encoding CoA-binding protein: MRTGAAHPLDAFFAPRSVVVVGASSTPGKPGNVVVRNILANGFQGDLHLVNPRADRIEGIQARATLDELPDGIDQAIVTLPAAQTPATVRALGARGIRAVVLAASGFAEVDQIGAALQADLGRAIREAGVRVIGPNTTGHVSTPAGFTSSFFPLGRVPRGSVSYIAQTGNFCGISLRHITSAEPFGVARSVGLGNKVDVDESDVLDYLGDDPETRSIFLYLESIARPREFLRIARRVSRVKPVILLKGGASDAGAAAALAHTGALAGDGRVVDGALAQAGVTRIRRYSSLFHVARALDAVGLPRGNRVSFLSPSGAFTVCLTDLCRAVGLEVPALEPRTLARLQALAPSFIRMRNPVDIFGSVGLHGYERAYGDALDAVLADRRVDATVVILMLTSETGMPSFDFLVDCARRHPAKPVLVTFMGEHRHNLAAKAWLETRGVPCYMQVEEPFEVLAVLARCRARVRAPAPAREG, translated from the coding sequence GTGAGAACCGGGGCGGCGCACCCCCTCGACGCCTTCTTCGCCCCGCGGAGCGTCGTCGTCGTCGGTGCGTCGTCAACACCCGGCAAGCCGGGCAACGTCGTCGTCCGCAACATCCTCGCCAACGGCTTCCAGGGCGATCTCCACCTCGTCAACCCGCGCGCCGACCGGATCGAGGGGATCCAGGCTCGCGCGACGCTCGACGAGCTGCCCGACGGCATCGACCAGGCCATCGTCACTCTGCCGGCCGCGCAAACACCCGCGACCGTGCGCGCCCTGGGCGCCCGGGGCATCCGGGCTGTCGTGCTGGCGGCGAGCGGGTTCGCCGAAGTGGACCAGATCGGCGCGGCGCTCCAGGCCGACCTCGGGCGCGCGATCCGCGAGGCAGGGGTGCGCGTCATCGGCCCGAACACCACGGGGCACGTCTCCACCCCGGCCGGCTTCACCTCGTCGTTCTTCCCGCTCGGCCGGGTGCCGCGCGGCAGCGTGTCCTACATCGCCCAGACCGGGAACTTCTGTGGCATCTCGCTCCGCCACATCACGTCGGCCGAGCCCTTCGGCGTCGCCCGCTCGGTCGGCCTCGGCAACAAGGTGGACGTCGACGAGAGTGACGTGCTCGACTACCTCGGCGACGACCCGGAGACGCGGTCGATCTTTCTGTACCTCGAGAGCATCGCACGCCCACGGGAGTTCCTGCGCATCGCCCGGCGCGTGTCGCGCGTCAAGCCCGTGATCCTCCTCAAGGGTGGCGCCTCCGACGCCGGCGCGGCGGCGGCGCTGGCGCACACCGGGGCGCTGGCGGGCGACGGACGCGTGGTCGACGGGGCGCTCGCACAGGCCGGGGTCACCCGCATCCGCCGGTACTCCAGCCTCTTCCACGTCGCGCGGGCGCTCGACGCGGTGGGCCTCCCGCGCGGCAATCGCGTGTCCTTCCTCTCCCCCTCGGGCGCGTTCACCGTGTGCCTGACCGACCTCTGTCGCGCCGTCGGTCTCGAGGTGCCCGCGCTCGAGCCCCGGACGCTCGCGCGCCTCCAGGCCCTGGCGCCGTCCTTCATCCGCATGCGCAACCCCGTGGACATCTTCGGCAGCGTCGGGCTCCATGGCTACGAGCGGGCCTACGGGGACGCCCTCGACGCGGTGCTCGCCGACCGGCGCGTGGACGCGACCGTGGTGATCTTGATGCTGACCAGCGAGACCGGCATGCCCTCGTTCGATTTCCTCGTCGACTGCGCGCGGCGTCACCCGGCCAAGCCGGTTCTCGTCACCTTCATGGGGGAGCACCGGCACAACCTGGCCGCAAAGGCCTGGCTCGAGACCCGCGGTGTGCCGTGCTACATGCAGGTGGAGGAGCCCTTCGAGGTCCTCGCGGTGCTCGCCCGGTGCCGCGCGCGAGTGCGGGCGCCGGCCCCCGCCCGCGAGGGCTAG
- a CDS encoding acetate--CoA ligase family protein codes for MRRATAGIERLIRAARRRGERFLSEHDSKRVLAAYGVPVTREVLVRTSAEAAAAARRIRYPVALKASLPGEAHKTERGLVALGLGGERALRAALGTLRARAGPVFRGEFLVQEMVRGSRELALGMVRDPQFGPCVMVGLGGIFAEILQDAVFRVAPLSRGDAREMLGALRGRRILEPVRGLPAVDRGALGRSLVAVGRIGLDHPDIAAIDVNPLIVRGATPVAVDALVVLSPAPAA; via the coding sequence ATGCGAAGAGCGACCGCCGGGATCGAGCGCCTCATCCGCGCCGCCCGCCGGCGCGGCGAGCGCTTCTTGTCCGAGCACGACAGCAAGCGCGTGCTCGCCGCGTATGGCGTGCCGGTGACGCGCGAGGTCCTGGTCCGGACCTCCGCGGAGGCAGCAGCCGCCGCGCGGCGAATCCGCTATCCCGTCGCCCTCAAGGCCTCCCTGCCCGGGGAGGCGCACAAGACCGAGCGGGGGCTGGTCGCGCTCGGCCTCGGCGGGGAGCGGGCGCTGCGGGCCGCGCTCGGCACCCTCCGCGCGCGCGCCGGACCCGTGTTCCGTGGAGAGTTCCTCGTGCAGGAGATGGTGCGGGGCAGCCGCGAGCTCGCGCTGGGCATGGTGCGCGACCCGCAGTTCGGTCCCTGCGTGATGGTGGGCCTGGGCGGGATCTTCGCCGAGATCCTGCAAGACGCGGTGTTCAGGGTCGCCCCGCTCAGCCGCGGGGACGCGCGCGAGATGCTGGGCGCGCTCCGTGGCCGACGGATCCTCGAGCCGGTGCGCGGCTTGCCGGCGGTGGACCGCGGGGCGCTCGGCCGGAGCCTGGTCGCCGTGGGACGAATCGGACTCGACCATCCTGACATCGCCGCGATCGACGTCAATCCCCTGATCGTCCGGGGCGCCACACCGGTGGCCGTGGACGCGCTCGTCGTTCTTTCCCCGGCGCCCGCGGCGTGA
- a CDS encoding M28 family peptidase has translation FRSKLPEARIPGTEEPETFVLAGGHSCAWEVGTTDNATGNACLLELAKILWQNRASLRRGVRVCWWPGHSHGRYSGSTWYADTFFTDLAEHCIAYHNIDSPGVKGATKYVARHTSAEVEAFCRSAIERVTGQAKAPIHRPSRAADQSFLANGVPAFSTYPFLPDDHPDRRPWTGGCANAWWWHSEFDTLDKGDKEILALDTKVSLGALMELCNADVLPIDHVAAGREVHDFVQGLAERVGRHVDLGPALAEARRFLGAAERLEAAKAGVRGAEARKVNDVLMRLSRVLNPVIYSQAGRFQHDPAEWSPIMRATSTYALAGLARAAALPTMAGQHEYGFLRAQVVRERNRLVTALREATRLVEATLAA, from the coding sequence GTTCCGCTCGAAGCTCCCGGAGGCGCGCATTCCCGGCACCGAGGAGCCCGAGACGTTCGTGCTCGCGGGCGGCCACTCCTGCGCGTGGGAAGTCGGCACCACGGACAACGCCACGGGCAACGCCTGCCTGCTCGAGCTGGCGAAGATCCTCTGGCAGAACCGGGCGTCGCTGCGCCGCGGCGTCCGCGTCTGCTGGTGGCCCGGCCACTCGCACGGGCGTTACTCCGGCTCGACCTGGTATGCCGACACGTTCTTCACCGACCTCGCGGAGCACTGCATCGCCTACCACAACATCGACTCGCCGGGCGTGAAGGGCGCGACGAAGTACGTGGCGCGTCACACGAGCGCCGAGGTCGAAGCTTTCTGCCGGTCCGCGATCGAGCGGGTGACCGGGCAGGCCAAGGCTCCGATCCACCGGCCGTCGCGGGCCGCGGACCAGTCGTTCCTCGCCAACGGCGTGCCCGCGTTCTCCACGTATCCGTTCCTGCCCGACGATCACCCCGATCGCCGGCCGTGGACCGGCGGCTGCGCGAACGCATGGTGGTGGCACAGCGAGTTCGACACCCTCGACAAGGGGGACAAGGAGATCCTCGCTCTCGACACGAAGGTGTCGCTCGGGGCGCTGATGGAGCTGTGCAACGCCGATGTGCTGCCCATCGACCACGTCGCCGCCGGGCGCGAGGTCCACGACTTCGTGCAGGGACTGGCGGAGAGGGTGGGCCGGCACGTCGACCTCGGCCCGGCGCTGGCGGAGGCCAGGCGCTTCCTCGGTGCCGCCGAGCGGCTCGAAGCGGCGAAGGCCGGCGTGCGCGGCGCCGAGGCGCGAAAGGTCAACGACGTGCTGATGCGCCTGTCGCGCGTGCTCAACCCCGTGATCTACAGCCAGGCCGGACGGTTCCAGCACGACCCGGCCGAGTGGTCGCCGATCATGCGGGCGACGTCGACCTACGCGCTGGCCGGGCTCGCCCGCGCCGCCGCGCTGCCGACGATGGCCGGCCAGCACGAGTACGGCTTTCTCCGCGCGCAGGTCGTGCGGGAGCGGAACCGCCTCGTGACGGCGCTGCGCGAGGCCACGCGGCTGGTGGAAGCGACCCTGGCGGCGTGA
- a CDS encoding calcium/sodium antiporter: MIGLSVVLIVAGLGVLVLGAELLVRGASRLAAAFGITPLVIGLTVVAFGTSAPELAVSVQAALADRSDVVVGNVVGSNIFNVLFILGISSLLTPLVVAQRLVRLEVPIMIGVSVLLLVLALDGRLDRLDGLMLVGGIITYTVFAVRQSQRDSVEVRVEYAHEYGTTAPRGRGTLVQAAFVLIGLALLVAGARSLVEGAVRLATALGVSELVIGLTVVAAGTSVPELATSIVAARRGERDIAVGNVVGSNIFNILGILGLSALISPAGVAVAPAALTFDIPVMVAVAVACLPILFTGHLIARWEGAVFAGYYAAYTLYLMLASLEHDVLPRFSRTMIAYVLPLTVVTLLVLYVRSARHDRPA; the protein is encoded by the coding sequence CGTCCTCGTCCTCGGCGCCGAACTCCTCGTCCGGGGGGCCTCGCGGCTGGCCGCCGCCTTCGGGATAACGCCGCTCGTCATCGGCCTGACCGTCGTCGCCTTCGGTACGAGCGCCCCCGAGCTCGCCGTGAGCGTTCAGGCCGCGCTCGCGGATCGGTCGGACGTCGTGGTGGGGAACGTCGTCGGGAGCAACATCTTCAACGTGCTGTTCATCCTCGGCATCTCGTCCCTGCTTACGCCCCTCGTCGTCGCGCAGCGGCTCGTGCGTCTCGAGGTGCCCATCATGATCGGGGTGTCGGTGTTGCTGCTCGTGCTCGCACTGGACGGCAGGCTGGACCGGCTCGACGGTCTGATGCTTGTCGGGGGCATCATCACCTACACGGTCTTCGCCGTTCGGCAGAGCCAGCGGGACAGTGTGGAAGTCAGGGTGGAATACGCGCACGAGTACGGGACGACGGCGCCCCGGGGCCGAGGCACACTCGTCCAGGCCGCCTTCGTCCTGATCGGCCTTGCGCTCCTCGTTGCGGGCGCCCGCTCGCTGGTCGAAGGGGCTGTCCGGTTAGCGACTGCTCTTGGAGTCAGCGAGCTCGTGATCGGGCTGACGGTCGTGGCCGCGGGTACCTCCGTGCCCGAGCTCGCCACCTCCATCGTCGCGGCAAGGAGAGGGGAGCGTGACATCGCCGTCGGCAACGTGGTCGGGAGCAACATCTTCAATATCCTCGGAATCCTCGGCCTGTCGGCTCTCATCAGCCCGGCGGGCGTCGCCGTGGCCCCCGCGGCCCTCACCTTCGACATCCCAGTGATGGTCGCCGTCGCGGTCGCGTGCCTCCCGATCTTGTTCACCGGGCACCTGATCGCCCGGTGGGAAGGCGCGGTCTTCGCCGGTTACTACGCCGCCTATACGCTCTACCTCATGCTGGCCTCCCTCGAGCACGACGTACTGCCCCGCTTCAGCCGGACGATGATCGCCTACGTCCTCCCCCTGACCGTGGTGACGCTGCTCGTGCTCTACGTGCGTTCGGCCCGTCACGACCGTCCGGCGTGA